From one Streptomyces sp. ICC1 genomic stretch:
- a CDS encoding alkaline phosphatase D family protein, protein MTAMRLGPLLRYVNWETGDSATIWLEADRPCTAEVLCSDGAGGSVRTFQVAGHHYAMVPVTGLTPDSTTAYEVLLDGVRVWPLPDTHFPPSTITTPATARAHPPHPLRLTFGSCRQAAPPADRRGPHGADALDTLAAQLAVDPDAVRPDVLLLLGDQVYADHLSRDTRQWLSARRDLREAPGAQVADFEEYTRLYYESWLDPEIRWLLSTVPSLHIFDDHDVIDDWNTSAAWLAEMRATPWWQERVLSGLMSYWVYQHLGNLSPAELAADALYAAVRETPDGTDALRAFAASADADPATARWSYRRDFGRSRLLMVDTRAARVLDEEGRAMLDPAEQQWLRDNALAGHGGYDHLLIGSSLPWLMPPLVHDAEVWNAALCRGERGPRWAKIGENLRRRSDLEHWAAFPASFAALSDLIEEVGTGPRAPATVCVLSGDVHHAYVAEPRIPSTARVFQLTCSPVHNSIHTAVKWGFRLGWSRWGRWLGRGFSRHGRTGRPPLSWRRTGGPWFGNQLMTLSLSGRSARLRLDQARKGPRLATVLDRDLTPPE, encoded by the coding sequence ATGACCGCAATGCGTCTGGGACCACTGCTGCGTTACGTCAACTGGGAGACGGGCGACTCCGCCACGATCTGGCTCGAGGCGGACCGCCCGTGCACCGCCGAGGTGCTCTGTTCGGACGGCGCCGGAGGCAGTGTCCGTACCTTCCAGGTCGCCGGCCACCACTACGCCATGGTCCCCGTCACCGGCCTGACCCCGGACTCGACCACGGCGTATGAGGTACTGCTCGACGGCGTCCGCGTCTGGCCGCTGCCCGACACCCACTTCCCGCCGAGCACCATCACCACGCCCGCCACCGCGAGGGCGCACCCTCCGCACCCCCTCCGCCTCACCTTCGGCTCCTGCCGCCAGGCCGCCCCGCCGGCCGACCGGCGCGGGCCGCACGGCGCCGACGCGCTCGACACCCTCGCGGCCCAGCTGGCCGTCGATCCGGACGCGGTACGGCCCGATGTCCTGCTCCTCCTGGGCGACCAGGTGTACGCGGACCACCTGTCCCGGGACACCCGCCAGTGGCTGTCGGCCCGGCGGGACCTGCGCGAAGCCCCGGGCGCCCAGGTGGCGGACTTCGAGGAGTACACCCGGCTCTACTACGAGTCCTGGCTCGATCCGGAGATCCGCTGGCTCCTCTCCACGGTCCCGAGCCTGCACATATTCGACGACCACGACGTCATCGACGACTGGAACACCAGCGCCGCCTGGCTGGCCGAGATGCGGGCCACGCCGTGGTGGCAGGAACGGGTCCTCAGCGGGCTGATGTCGTACTGGGTGTACCAGCACCTCGGCAACCTCTCCCCCGCCGAGCTCGCGGCCGACGCGCTGTATGCGGCGGTCCGTGAAACCCCCGACGGCACCGATGCCCTACGGGCCTTCGCCGCCTCGGCCGACGCCGACCCGGCCACGGCCCGCTGGAGCTACCGCCGCGACTTCGGCCGGTCCCGGCTGCTGATGGTGGACACCCGGGCGGCCCGCGTCCTCGACGAGGAGGGGCGGGCCATGCTCGACCCGGCGGAGCAGCAGTGGCTGCGCGACAACGCCCTCGCCGGGCACGGGGGTTACGACCACCTCCTCATCGGGTCGTCACTGCCGTGGCTGATGCCCCCGCTCGTCCACGACGCGGAAGTGTGGAACGCCGCACTGTGCCGGGGTGAGCGGGGTCCCCGGTGGGCCAAGATCGGGGAGAACCTGCGGCGGCGCAGCGATCTGGAGCACTGGGCGGCCTTCCCCGCCTCGTTCGCGGCGCTCAGCGACCTGATCGAGGAGGTGGGCACGGGTCCCCGGGCGCCCGCGACGGTGTGCGTGCTCTCGGGGGACGTGCATCACGCGTATGTGGCCGAGCCCCGAATACCCAGCACGGCACGGGTGTTCCAGCTGACGTGCTCACCGGTGCACAACTCCATCCACACCGCGGTGAAGTGGGGCTTCCGGCTCGGCTGGTCGCGGTGGGGCCGGTGGCTGGGCCGCGGGTTCTCCCGGCACGGGCGGACGGGACGGCCCCCGCTGAGCTGGCGGCGTACGGGCGGCCCGTGGTTCGGCAACCAGCTCATGACCCTCTCGCTGTCGGGCCGCTCCGCGCGGCTCCGCCTGGACCAGGCCCGCAAGGGCCCCCGCCTGGCGACGGTCCTGGACCGCGACCTGACGCCGCCGGAATAG
- a CDS encoding GNAT family N-acetyltransferase → MNGQTAQGEVQGEARGEAQGVDGPAEVVLRVAGEADLDVAAELFRGYLEFYEVEVEDPDRPRAFLAERLASGDSFVLLAEVPGAGTVGFTQVYPMISSLAMRTAWLLNDLYVAPAGRRTGAGRALLREVLRRAREAGVSGLQLETAYDNHVAQGLYEGEGFVREEFHMYFHDLSEKI, encoded by the coding sequence GTGAACGGTCAGACGGCACAGGGCGAAGTGCAGGGCGAAGCGCGGGGCGAAGCGCAGGGCGTGGACGGACCGGCCGAGGTGGTCCTGCGGGTGGCGGGCGAGGCTGACTTGGACGTCGCCGCCGAGCTCTTCCGCGGCTACCTGGAGTTCTACGAGGTGGAGGTCGAGGACCCGGACCGGCCGCGCGCCTTCCTGGCGGAGCGGCTGGCGAGCGGCGACTCCTTCGTGCTGCTCGCCGAGGTCCCGGGCGCGGGCACGGTCGGCTTCACGCAGGTCTACCCGATGATCTCCTCGCTGGCGATGCGGACCGCGTGGCTGCTGAACGACCTGTACGTGGCTCCGGCCGGCCGCCGTACGGGCGCCGGCCGCGCGCTGCTGCGCGAAGTGCTGCGCCGGGCGCGGGAGGCCGGGGTGTCGGGCCTGCAGCTGGAGACGGCGTACGACAACCACGTGGCGCAGGGGCTCTACGAGGGGGAGGGGTTCGTCCGCGAGGAGTTCCACATGTACTTCCACGACCTCTCCGAAAAGATCTGA
- a CDS encoding NADPH-dependent 2,4-dienoyl-CoA reductase → MSSQSRYPHLLSPLDLGFTTLPNRVIMGSMHTGLEEHERGFERLAAFYAERARGGAGLIVTGGIAPNDAGRPFEGGARLTTEEEAAEHRVVTDAVHGAGGKIAMQILHFGRYAYHKDLVAPSAIQAPISPFVPNALTDAEVERTVEDFVRAARLAKLAGYDGVEIMGSEGYLVNEFIAAATNKRTDRWGGAYENRMRFPLEIVRRTRAAVGEDFILVYRLSMLDLIPGGSTLDEVVRLAKEIEAAGATIINTGIGWHEARIPTIATSVPRGAYTWVTKRLMGAVSVPLVTSNRINTPEIAEELLADGRADLVSLARPFLADADFVAKAAAGRSETINTCIGCNQACLDHTFSGKITSCLVNPRACHETELTLSATKLKKRVAIVGAGPAGLACAVSAAGRGHAVTLYEASGHIGGQLDVARRIPGKEEFAETIRYYGTQLAEHEVEVKLNTRADVETLRGYDEVVVATGVTPRTPEIDGVDSPNVLSYLDVLRDGAPVGERVAVLGAGGIGFDVAEFLTDSGEGASQDPEVYFRHWGVDTSYSGPGGLTAPERPAPPRQVHLLQRKTTKVGAGLGTTTGWIHRAELKHRGVVSVAGAAYDRIDGEGLHITVGGEQRLVPADTVVLCTGQEPRRDLYEALRAAGVEAHLIGGADVAAELDAKRAIRQGTELAATL, encoded by the coding sequence ATGAGTTCCCAGAGCCGGTACCCGCACCTGCTGAGCCCCCTGGACCTCGGCTTCACCACCCTGCCGAACCGCGTGATCATGGGCTCCATGCACACCGGCCTCGAAGAGCACGAGCGGGGCTTCGAGCGCCTCGCCGCCTTCTACGCCGAGCGCGCTCGCGGCGGAGCCGGGCTGATCGTCACCGGCGGCATAGCCCCGAACGACGCCGGCCGGCCCTTCGAGGGCGGCGCCCGCCTCACCACCGAGGAGGAGGCCGCCGAACACCGCGTGGTCACCGACGCGGTGCACGGAGCGGGCGGGAAGATCGCGATGCAGATCCTCCACTTCGGCCGCTACGCCTACCACAAGGACCTGGTGGCACCCAGCGCCATCCAGGCCCCCATCAGCCCCTTCGTCCCGAACGCCCTCACCGACGCCGAGGTCGAGCGCACGGTCGAGGACTTCGTCCGCGCCGCCCGCCTCGCCAAGCTGGCCGGCTACGACGGCGTCGAGATCATGGGCTCCGAGGGGTACCTGGTCAACGAGTTCATCGCCGCGGCCACCAACAAGCGCACCGACCGCTGGGGCGGCGCGTACGAGAACCGCATGCGCTTCCCGCTGGAGATCGTCCGGCGCACCCGTGCGGCGGTCGGCGAGGACTTCATCCTCGTCTACCGCCTCTCGATGCTCGACCTGATCCCCGGCGGCTCCACCCTCGACGAGGTCGTGCGCCTCGCCAAGGAGATCGAGGCGGCCGGCGCCACCATCATCAACACCGGCATCGGCTGGCACGAGGCCCGCATCCCCACCATCGCCACCTCCGTTCCGCGCGGCGCCTACACCTGGGTCACCAAGCGGCTGATGGGCGCGGTCTCCGTCCCCCTCGTCACCAGCAACCGCATCAACACCCCGGAGATCGCGGAGGAGTTGCTCGCCGACGGCCGCGCCGACCTGGTCTCGCTGGCCCGGCCCTTCCTCGCCGACGCCGATTTCGTCGCCAAGGCCGCCGCCGGCCGCTCCGAGACGATCAACACCTGCATCGGCTGCAACCAGGCCTGCCTCGACCACACCTTCAGCGGCAAGATCACCAGCTGCCTGGTCAACCCGCGCGCCTGCCACGAGACCGAACTGACGCTGTCCGCGACCAAGTTGAAGAAGCGCGTCGCCATCGTCGGAGCCGGCCCCGCCGGCCTCGCCTGCGCCGTCTCCGCCGCCGGCCGCGGCCACGCCGTCACCCTCTACGAAGCCTCCGGCCACATCGGCGGCCAGCTCGACGTCGCCCGCCGCATCCCGGGCAAGGAGGAGTTCGCGGAGACCATCCGCTACTACGGCACCCAGCTCGCCGAGCATGAGGTCGAGGTCAAGCTGAACACCCGCGCCGACGTCGAGACCCTGCGCGGCTACGACGAGGTGGTCGTGGCCACCGGCGTCACCCCCCGCACGCCCGAGATCGACGGCGTCGACAGCCCGAACGTCCTCAGCTACCTCGACGTGCTGCGCGACGGGGCCCCCGTCGGCGAGCGCGTCGCCGTCCTCGGTGCCGGCGGCATCGGCTTCGACGTCGCCGAGTTCCTCACCGACAGCGGCGAGGGCGCCTCCCAGGACCCCGAGGTCTACTTCCGCCACTGGGGCGTGGACACCTCGTACTCCGGCCCCGGCGGCCTCACCGCCCCCGAGCGGCCGGCCCCGCCGCGCCAGGTCCACCTGCTCCAGCGCAAGACCACCAAGGTCGGCGCGGGCCTCGGCACCACCACCGGCTGGATCCACCGCGCGGAGCTCAAGCACCGTGGGGTCGTCTCCGTCGCGGGTGCGGCGTACGACCGCATCGACGGCGAAGGCCTGCACATCACGGTGGGCGGCGAGCAGCGCCTCGTACCCGCCGACACCGTGGTGCTGTGCACCGGCCAGGAACCGCGCCGCGACCTGTACGAGGCCCTGCGCGCGGCCGGGGTCGAGGCGCACCTGATCGGCGGCGCCGACGTGGCCGCCGAACTCGACGCCAAGCGGGCCATCCGGCAGGGCACGGAACTCGCCGCGACCCTCTGA
- a CDS encoding DnaB-like helicase N-terminal domain-containing protein, with amino-acid sequence MPNSAGTEPDFSLADIPPNPPVYFAEQALLGGLLLDPHRIKALGPLGPDHFASAIHRAIFAAMAALPAPSPDLHAKEPVWITAVLTHARPHARGLTPSYLHALAGACPDPAHAPAYARMVRSDHARRTVLMHAGLLVQAATDRGLPDPATVTLSRADALATPPAGRTPWRPSRPAPRRPRGSW; translated from the coding sequence ATGCCCAACTCTGCAGGAACTGAGCCGGACTTCAGCCTGGCGGACATCCCACCGAACCCACCTGTCTACTTTGCCGAGCAGGCCCTTCTCGGCGGCCTCCTCCTCGACCCGCACCGGATCAAGGCGCTCGGCCCGCTCGGCCCGGACCACTTCGCCTCCGCCATCCACCGGGCGATCTTCGCAGCGATGGCCGCACTCCCCGCACCCTCTCCGGACCTCCACGCCAAGGAACCGGTGTGGATCACAGCAGTCCTCACCCACGCCCGCCCTCACGCCCGCGGGCTGACCCCCAGCTACCTCCACGCCCTCGCCGGGGCCTGCCCCGACCCGGCTCACGCCCCCGCGTACGCGCGGATGGTCCGCTCCGACCATGCCCGGCGGACCGTCCTCATGCACGCCGGCCTCCTCGTCCAGGCAGCCACCGACAGGGGCCTGCCGGACCCGGCCACCGTGACACTGAGCCGGGCAGATGCTCTCGCCACGCCCCCAGCAGGGCGTACACCGTGGAGGCCTTCGCGGCCGGCTCCGAGGCGCCCTCGGGGGTCATGGTGA
- a CDS encoding chaplin, whose translation MKNFKKATAVTMIAGGLLAAGAGVSSAHGGASAEGEALNSPGVASGNQLQLPVHIPANVVGNTVNVIGLLNGAWGNTGVNA comes from the coding sequence GTGAAGAACTTCAAGAAGGCCACCGCAGTCACCATGATCGCGGGCGGCCTCCTCGCCGCCGGCGCGGGTGTCTCGTCGGCGCACGGCGGTGCGTCGGCGGAGGGCGAGGCCCTGAACTCGCCCGGCGTGGCCTCGGGGAACCAGCTCCAGCTCCCCGTCCACATCCCGGCGAACGTCGTGGGCAACACGGTCAACGTGATCGGCCTGCTCAACGGCGCCTGGGGCAACACCGGCGTCAACGCCTGA
- a CDS encoding AMP-binding protein, with protein MELSPSAHADSFCRDRLPPFELWPRLHFDLPELDYPDRLNCARSLLDDAVERWGPDRPCLLTPDERLTYGELRRRANQVAQVLTEDLGLGPGNRVLLRGPNNPWLVAAWFGVLKAGGVAVTTVPLLRAAELTGLCEISRPAIALCDHRSLEELEAAVAATATTGADADGADATAPRVIAYGGPGEDDLAVRCAAKDGVFTTVDTAADDVALIAFTSGTTGRPKATLHFHRDVLANADTFSRHVLRPNPDDVFTGTPPLAFTFGLGGLVVFPLRVGASTLLVESATPTQLADLVAAHGVTVLFTAPTAYRAILAAGSADRLAGLRRCVSAGEPLPAAVWEEFHAATGLRIIDGIGATEMLHVFIAAADEDIRPGSTGRPVPGYRAAVVDENGAPVPDGYPGLLAVTGPTGCRYLDDPRQSTYVRGGWNITGDTYIRDADGYFWYVARSDDMIVSSGYNIAGPEVEKALAGHPHVADCGVVGVPDERRGMLVKAFVVLRDGVPAAPETVRELQNHVKGAIAPFKYPRAVEFVTDLPRTETGKLRRSELRTRGAESAAVPAPVPRTALVAHRWARRGVKETGEKGEPAAGGPARPLSGSRTPPTSRPVAPAAGSGPVRTWSGRPPS; from the coding sequence ATGGAGCTCTCCCCTTCGGCGCATGCCGATTCCTTCTGCCGCGACCGGCTTCCGCCGTTCGAGCTCTGGCCCCGACTCCACTTCGATCTTCCGGAGTTGGACTACCCCGACCGGCTCAACTGCGCCCGCAGCCTCCTCGACGACGCCGTCGAGCGCTGGGGCCCCGACCGCCCCTGCCTGCTGACCCCGGACGAGCGCTTGACCTACGGCGAACTGCGCCGGCGCGCCAACCAGGTCGCCCAGGTGCTCACCGAGGACCTGGGCCTGGGTCCCGGGAACCGCGTACTGCTGCGCGGCCCCAACAACCCCTGGCTCGTCGCCGCCTGGTTCGGCGTGCTCAAGGCCGGCGGCGTGGCCGTCACCACCGTGCCGCTGCTGCGGGCCGCCGAGCTCACCGGGCTGTGCGAGATCAGCCGGCCCGCCATCGCCCTGTGCGACCACCGCTCCCTCGAAGAACTCGAAGCCGCGGTGGCGGCAACGGCCACGACCGGCGCCGATGCCGATGGCGCCGACGCCACCGCCCCGCGGGTGATCGCGTACGGCGGCCCCGGCGAGGACGACCTCGCCGTCCGCTGCGCCGCCAAGGACGGGGTCTTCACCACCGTGGACACCGCCGCGGACGACGTGGCGCTCATCGCCTTCACCTCCGGCACCACCGGGCGGCCCAAGGCGACCCTGCACTTCCACCGGGACGTGCTCGCCAACGCCGACACCTTCTCCCGGCACGTCCTGCGGCCGAACCCCGACGACGTGTTCACCGGCACCCCGCCGCTCGCGTTCACCTTCGGGCTCGGCGGTCTGGTGGTCTTCCCGCTGCGGGTCGGGGCCTCCACCCTGCTCGTGGAATCGGCGACGCCCACGCAACTGGCCGACCTCGTCGCCGCGCACGGGGTGACCGTCCTGTTCACCGCGCCCACCGCCTACCGCGCGATCCTGGCCGCCGGCTCGGCCGACCGGCTGGCCGGCCTGCGCCGCTGCGTGTCGGCGGGCGAACCGCTGCCCGCCGCCGTGTGGGAGGAGTTCCACGCGGCCACCGGGCTGCGCATCATCGACGGCATCGGCGCCACCGAGATGCTGCACGTGTTCATCGCCGCCGCGGACGAGGACATCCGGCCCGGCTCCACGGGCCGGCCCGTCCCCGGCTACCGCGCCGCCGTGGTCGACGAGAACGGGGCGCCCGTCCCCGACGGGTACCCCGGGCTGCTCGCCGTCACCGGGCCCACGGGCTGCCGCTACCTGGACGACCCGCGCCAGTCCACGTACGTCCGGGGCGGGTGGAACATCACCGGTGACACCTACATCCGCGATGCGGACGGCTACTTCTGGTACGTGGCCCGCAGCGACGACATGATCGTCTCCTCGGGCTACAACATCGCGGGGCCCGAGGTCGAGAAGGCGCTGGCCGGCCATCCCCACGTGGCGGACTGCGGTGTCGTCGGGGTCCCCGACGAGCGCCGCGGCATGCTCGTCAAGGCCTTCGTGGTGCTGCGCGACGGCGTCCCGGCCGCGCCCGAGACCGTCCGCGAGCTCCAGAACCACGTCAAGGGGGCCATCGCCCCGTTCAAGTACCCGCGGGCCGTGGAGTTCGTCACCGACCTCCCCCGTACGGAGACCGGCAAGCTCCGCCGCTCCGAACTGCGCACCCGGGGAGCGGAGTCGGCCGCCGTGCCCGCCCCGGTCCCCCGGACCGCCCTCGTGGCGCACCGCTGGGCCCGGAGAGGTGTAAAAGAGACAGGGGAAAAGGGGGAGCCGGCGGCGGGCGGGCCGGCCCGCCCGCTCAGCGGCTCGAGAACTCCGCCAACGAGCCGCCCAGTTGCTCCCGCAGCCGGCTCAGGGCCCGTGAGGACCTGGTCCGGACGGCCGCCGAGCTGA
- a CDS encoding DNA cytosine methyltransferase — MDRLVVDLFAGPGGWSHALHILGVRDVGLEWDEWACKTRVRAGQLTIRTDVAMYPVWPLVGRTHGFIASPPCQAWSMAGKRLGLVDQPLVHQAVADLAAGRDTRAQLLTACKDPRSLLAAEPMRYLHALHSAGQPEWIAMEEVPDVLPLWRQYASILRTWGFSVWTGILNAADYGVPQTRRRAILIASRTRVAEPPAPTHAQSAEPESLFGPGREKWVSMAEALGWGATDRPVPTVCAGGGPGGGPEPFPSGARKTLTDARDRGTWKPPNTPPETKRTRTRPSRPDAPACTCGRHPWAWSLRSSNQANATIRGINEPAGTLFFGHRANECVWVAEPAGTAPEAEAAAPEPIRITAAEAGTLQTFPADYPWAGTKGAQFSQIGNAVPPLLAGHLLAPHLGKTLSRSDFILAA, encoded by the coding sequence ATGGACAGGCTCGTGGTGGACCTCTTCGCCGGCCCCGGGGGCTGGAGCCACGCCCTGCACATCCTCGGGGTGCGCGACGTCGGTCTCGAATGGGACGAGTGGGCGTGCAAGACCCGCGTCCGCGCAGGCCAGTTGACCATCCGTACCGATGTGGCGATGTACCCGGTGTGGCCGCTGGTCGGCCGCACCCACGGGTTCATAGCGAGCCCGCCCTGCCAGGCCTGGTCAATGGCCGGCAAGCGCCTCGGCCTGGTCGACCAGCCGCTCGTCCACCAGGCCGTCGCCGACCTCGCCGCCGGACGGGACACCCGGGCGCAGCTCCTGACCGCCTGCAAAGACCCCCGGAGCCTGCTGGCCGCAGAGCCGATGCGCTACCTCCACGCCCTGCACTCGGCCGGCCAGCCGGAGTGGATCGCCATGGAGGAGGTCCCGGACGTCCTGCCGCTCTGGCGGCAGTACGCCTCCATTCTCCGGACCTGGGGCTTCTCCGTCTGGACCGGAATCCTCAACGCCGCCGACTACGGGGTACCGCAGACCCGACGGCGCGCGATCCTGATCGCCTCCCGGACCCGCGTAGCCGAACCGCCAGCACCGACGCACGCCCAGAGCGCCGAGCCCGAGTCGCTCTTCGGCCCGGGCCGCGAGAAATGGGTGTCCATGGCCGAGGCGCTCGGCTGGGGCGCCACCGACCGCCCCGTCCCGACAGTCTGCGCAGGCGGCGGGCCAGGCGGAGGCCCAGAGCCTTTCCCGTCCGGAGCCCGCAAAACCCTGACCGACGCCCGCGACCGCGGCACCTGGAAGCCCCCCAACACGCCCCCCGAAACCAAGCGGACACGAACGCGTCCATCCCGCCCCGACGCACCAGCCTGCACCTGCGGGCGCCACCCCTGGGCCTGGTCACTGCGAAGCAGCAACCAGGCCAACGCCACCATCCGCGGCATCAACGAGCCGGCCGGAACCCTGTTCTTCGGGCACCGGGCGAACGAGTGCGTATGGGTCGCCGAACCCGCAGGAACCGCTCCCGAAGCCGAGGCCGCTGCACCCGAACCCATCCGGATCACCGCCGCCGAGGCAGGAACACTGCAGACCTTCCCCGCGGACTATCCGTGGGCAGGCACGAAGGGTGCACAGTTCAGCCAGATCGGGAACGCCGTCCCGCCCCTGCTTGCCGGCCATCTCCTTGCACCGCACCTCGGCAAGACCCTGTCCCGCTCCGACTTCATCCTGGCCGCCTGA
- a CDS encoding serine hydrolase domain-containing protein, giving the protein MVPVGAGVGYAVDAPTPPAASSPAASEDFPQLTPAMARQLDDAVRKVMDEAKVPGVQVALSAPGKGEYVRAFGVADKATGAPMTDGLNMRIGSETKTFTVTALLKLVDEGKVGLDDPIGTYIDGVPNGDRITLRELAEMRSGLFNYSADEDFYKALTSDPRRPFTPQELLAYSFKHPVLFEPDAKFNYCNTNLILLGLVVEKMSGQKLADYITKVVIEPAGLKHTLFPTGAEFPEPHAQGYTDQTASGKTEDATDWNPSWGWAAGAMISDLTDLRQWAKVLATGELLTPATQAERLKVVEALPGTGYGLGIFNVQGWIGHNGSIPGYQTLAVYDPQSKATLVVLLNTDISAEGEEPSTLFGEAITKIVTPEHVYTLPAQPVTGKD; this is encoded by the coding sequence ATGGTGCCCGTGGGGGCCGGTGTCGGGTACGCGGTGGACGCGCCGACACCTCCGGCGGCGAGCAGTCCGGCCGCATCCGAGGACTTTCCGCAGCTCACCCCCGCCATGGCGCGCCAGCTGGACGACGCCGTCCGGAAGGTGATGGACGAGGCCAAGGTGCCCGGGGTGCAAGTGGCCCTGTCGGCGCCGGGCAAGGGGGAGTACGTACGGGCCTTCGGCGTGGCCGACAAGGCCACCGGCGCGCCCATGACCGACGGCCTCAACATGCGGATCGGCAGCGAGACCAAGACCTTCACCGTGACCGCGCTGCTGAAGCTGGTCGACGAGGGGAAGGTCGGGCTGGACGATCCCATCGGCACGTACATCGACGGGGTGCCGAACGGCGACCGCATCACCCTGCGCGAGCTCGCCGAGATGCGCAGCGGGCTGTTCAACTACTCCGCCGACGAGGACTTCTACAAGGCGCTGACCAGCGACCCCCGGCGCCCCTTCACCCCGCAGGAGCTGCTCGCGTACTCCTTCAAGCACCCGGTGCTCTTCGAGCCGGACGCGAAGTTCAACTACTGCAACACCAACCTCATCCTGCTCGGCCTCGTCGTGGAGAAGATGAGCGGCCAGAAGCTGGCCGACTACATCACGAAGGTCGTCATCGAACCCGCCGGGCTGAAGCACACCCTCTTCCCGACCGGCGCCGAGTTCCCGGAGCCGCACGCCCAGGGCTACACCGACCAGACCGCCTCCGGGAAGACCGAGGACGCCACCGACTGGAACCCCTCCTGGGGCTGGGCGGCCGGAGCGATGATCTCCGACCTCACGGACCTGCGGCAGTGGGCCAAGGTGCTCGCCACGGGTGAGCTGCTGACCCCGGCCACCCAGGCCGAGCGGCTCAAGGTCGTGGAGGCCCTCCCGGGCACCGGCTACGGACTGGGCATCTTCAACGTCCAGGGCTGGATCGGGCACAACGGTTCCATCCCCGGCTACCAGACGCTGGCCGTCTACGACCCGCAGTCGAAGGCCACCCTGGTCGTCCTGCTCAACACCGACATCTCCGCCGAGGGCGAGGAGCCGAGCACGCTGTTCGGCGAGGCGATCACCAAGATCGTCACCCCGGAACACGTCTACACGCTGCCGGCGCAGCCCGTCACCGGGAAGGACTGA
- a CDS encoding SigE family RNA polymerase sigma factor, giving the protein MWKVRRDGFREFAEGRSAHLYRSACLLTSGDTHLAEDLVQDTLGRMYLLWGRVNRIDNPAAYAQTVLVRAFLTHQRRRSTGERPVGEFPEPGARAVGEADPVLRLTLLEALGRLAPKDRAVLVLRYWEDRSVEETADAMNVSSAAVRTRSSRALSRLREQLGGSLAEFSSR; this is encoded by the coding sequence ATGTGGAAGGTACGCAGAGACGGGTTCCGTGAGTTCGCGGAAGGCCGGTCGGCGCATCTGTACCGGTCCGCCTGCCTGCTGACCAGCGGTGACACCCATCTCGCGGAAGATCTCGTACAGGACACCCTGGGGCGGATGTACCTGCTCTGGGGGCGCGTCAACCGCATAGACAACCCCGCGGCGTACGCGCAGACGGTGCTGGTACGGGCCTTCCTGACGCACCAGCGCCGCCGGTCGACGGGGGAGCGCCCGGTCGGGGAGTTCCCCGAACCGGGCGCCCGGGCGGTCGGCGAGGCCGATCCGGTGCTGCGGCTGACGCTGCTGGAGGCGCTGGGCCGGCTGGCGCCGAAGGACCGGGCGGTACTGGTGCTGCGGTACTGGGAGGACCGCAGCGTCGAGGAGACCGCCGACGCGATGAACGTCAGCTCGGCGGCCGTCCGGACCAGGTCCTCACGGGCCCTGAGCCGGCTGCGGGAGCAACTGGGCGGCTCGTTGGCGGAGTTCTCGAGCCGCTGA